A segment of the Streptomyces sp. L2 genome:
TGGGGCTCGGCTGGCAGGCGGCCAAGCGGCGTGGCCTGTTCGGCTCGCGCACGCGCGAGATCGACCTGGACGCCTCGGCGGTGCTCTTCGCCGACAAGCAGCCGGTCGACGTGGTGTTCTTCCGCCACCTGGTGAGCGACGACGGCTCCGTGCGGCACACCGGCGACAATCTCGTCGGCGGCGTCGGCCAGGGCGGTGACGACGAGGCCATCCTCGTCGACCTCCAGCGCGTCCCGGTCCACGTCGACCAGATCGTGTTCACCGTGAACTCGTTCACCGGCCAGACCTTCCAGGAGGTGGAGAACGCGTTCTGCCGCCTCGTCGACGAGACCAACGGCCAGGAACTCGCCCGGTACACCCTCGCGGGAGGCGGCCAGTACACCGCCCAGATCATGGCCAAGGTGCACCGCGCCGGTGCGGGCTGGACGATGACCGCCCTCGGCACCGCGGCCAACGGACGCACCTTCCAGGACCTGATGCCGGCGATCCAGCCGCACCTGTAGGACAAGCCGCCCGCGCAGAGGGCGGCCCGGCGACGACACCATGACGCAGGGGGCGACGGCGATGACCGCCGAACTGGTGCGGGGGCAGAACCATCCGCTGACCCAGCTCCGGCTGGAGATCCGGATCTCCGCCGGAGCACCGGTCCTCGCGGGAGCCACGCTCGGCGACGAGAACGGCGTCGTGCACGGCGCCGAGTGGGTGGCCCACCCCGGCGCCCCCGCCCTGCCCGGCATCGAGGTCTCCCAGCAGGCAGCCGCCGAGCACCGGCTGGCCGTCGACCTGGCCGCCCTGCCCGAGGCCGTGCACCGGGTCACCGTGCTGCTCGCCCTGCCGGACCAGGCGGGCGGCCCGGTCCGCTTCGGTGCCGTCGCCGCCCCGTGCGCGACGGTCACCGGCCTCGATGGCACCTGTATCGCCCGCTTCGCCCTCACCGGTCTGGACGCCGAGTCGGCCGTCGTCGCCCTGGAGCTCTATCGCAGACAGGGTGCCTGGAAGGTACGGGCGGTGGGGCAGGGCTACGCGGGCGGCCTGACCGCGCTCCTCACCGACCAGGGTCTGCCCGGGGCCGCTGAGCTCGCGGCGGTCGTCCAGGACGCGGTGGACCGGGGCCTCTCCCGCGCGATACCCGCACAGTCCTCGGCACCGCTCCAGGACCCGGTTCCACCCCACGCGGCGGACCGTATCCTGGGCGCGGCGCAGCAGGCGGACGCTCCGCCGCAACTGGGCCCGACGCAGCACGGGGGCGGCACGCTGCCGCGGCATCACGACGGCCTGACACAGCCTCACAACGGCCTGACACAGCCTCACAACGGCCTGACACAGCCTCACAACGGCCTGGCACAGCCTCACGACGGCCTGCCGCCGCAGGGCACAGTGCCGCTTCAGGAGGGCGTGCCCTCCCAGGACCCGCCGCCCGCGCCGGGCCGCGGGGGGCCCGTCGACTACACCCACCCCCGCCGCGGTCAGCCGAGTGCCCCGCTCTCGTCACCGGCAGCCCTGTCACCGGCAGCCCCGCCACCGGTAGCCTCGGCG
Coding sequences within it:
- a CDS encoding TerD family protein; the encoded protein is MTVNLTKGQAISLEKKDGGTLTAVRMGLGWQAAKRRGLFGSRTREIDLDASAVLFADKQPVDVVFFRHLVSDDGSVRHTGDNLVGGVGQGGDDEAILVDLQRVPVHVDQIVFTVNSFTGQTFQEVENAFCRLVDETNGQELARYTLAGGGQYTAQIMAKVHRAGAGWTMTALGTAANGRTFQDLMPAIQPHL